A stretch of the Bordetella genomosp. 8 genome encodes the following:
- the flgG gene encoding flagellar basal-body rod protein FlgG, with product MLRSLWIAKTGLEGQQTSLDVISNNLANVNTNGFKRGRAVFQDLMYQTLRQPGAQVGDANQLPSGLQLGTGTRVAATERLHTEGNLTNTSDPMDIAIQGQGFLNVQLPDGTDAYTRDGSLQVDQNGQLTTAGGLVIQPPINVPNNALSLTIGKDGTVSVTQPAAPGTNVQIGQLQLANFINPNGLQAVGDNLYLETDASGAPNIGQPTVDGLGSILQQYVETSNVNVAEELVNMITTQRAYEMNSKAVETSDQMLARLTQL from the coding sequence ATGCTACGTTCGCTGTGGATCGCCAAGACCGGCCTGGAAGGCCAGCAGACTTCGCTGGACGTCATTTCCAACAACCTGGCCAACGTCAACACCAATGGCTTCAAGCGCGGCCGGGCCGTGTTCCAGGACCTCATGTACCAGACGCTGCGCCAGCCCGGCGCGCAGGTCGGCGACGCGAACCAGCTGCCGTCGGGCCTGCAACTGGGCACCGGTACGCGCGTGGCCGCCACGGAACGCCTGCACACCGAAGGCAACCTGACCAACACCAGCGATCCCATGGACATCGCGATCCAGGGGCAGGGTTTCCTGAACGTCCAGCTGCCTGACGGCACGGACGCCTATACGCGCGACGGGTCGCTGCAGGTCGACCAGAACGGCCAGCTGACCACCGCCGGCGGCCTGGTGATCCAGCCGCCCATCAACGTGCCCAACAATGCGCTGTCGCTGACCATCGGCAAGGACGGCACCGTTTCGGTGACCCAGCCCGCCGCGCCCGGCACCAACGTGCAGATCGGCCAATTGCAGCTGGCCAATTTCATCAATCCCAACGGATTGCAGGCGGTCGGCGATAACCTGTACCTGGAAACGGACGCCTCGGGCGCGCCCAACATCGGCCAACCCACGGTGGACGGCCTGGGCAGCATCCTGCAGCAGTACGTCGAAACCTCCAACGTCAATGTCGCGGAGGAACTGGTGAACATGATCACCACCCAACGCGCCTACGAAATGAACAGCAAGGCAGTCGAAACGTCCGACCAGATGCTCGCCCGCCTGACCCAGCTTTGA
- a CDS encoding flagellar basal body L-ring protein FlgH codes for MRAVLFLRSVFFLAVGKPAWRGVAASFLLTAGLAGCSLVPPEPVVLGPTTAMPPMPTAPTPVPDGSIYQPTVYGNYPLFEDRRPRNVGDVVTVVLEERTAAAKNVATNTTRTSSTDNSIAASPGFLGSWFNAKLDTNTTGSNVNKGAGDSSANNTFTGVLTTTVVGVLPNGNLQVAGEKQIAINRGSEYIRFSGVVDPRSVTGVNTVSSTQVADARIEYRSKGVMDEVQTMGWLQRFFLIANPF; via the coding sequence ATGCGCGCCGTGCTTTTCCTTCGTTCCGTGTTTTTCCTGGCGGTGGGCAAACCGGCCTGGCGCGGCGTGGCGGCGTCTTTCCTGTTGACCGCCGGACTGGCGGGTTGTTCGCTGGTGCCGCCCGAGCCGGTCGTGCTGGGGCCGACCACGGCCATGCCGCCCATGCCCACGGCGCCGACGCCCGTGCCGGATGGGTCCATCTACCAGCCCACCGTCTACGGCAACTACCCGCTGTTCGAGGATCGCCGTCCGCGCAACGTCGGCGACGTCGTGACGGTGGTGCTTGAAGAAAGAACCGCAGCCGCCAAGAACGTCGCGACCAATACGACGCGCACGTCCAGCACCGACAATTCCATCGCCGCTTCGCCGGGTTTCCTGGGCAGTTGGTTCAACGCCAAGCTCGATACGAATACCACCGGCAGCAATGTGAACAAGGGCGCGGGCGACAGCAGCGCCAACAATACCTTCACGGGCGTGCTGACGACCACGGTGGTCGGCGTCCTGCCGAATGGCAACCTGCAGGTGGCCGGCGAAAAGCAGATCGCGATCAATCGCGGCAGCGAATACATCCGTTTCTCCGGCGTGGTGGACCCGCGCTCGGTGACCGGGGTGAATACCGTGTCATCGACCCAGGTGGCCGACGCGCGCATCGAGTACCGCAGCAAGGGCGTCATGGACGAAGTCCAGACCATGGGCTGGCTGCAGCGCTTCTTCCTGATCGCGAACCCGTTCTAA
- a CDS encoding flagellar basal body P-ring protein FlgI has product MTYLTAYPDALRRLAGALLAGVLLAAAGLAHAERLKDLASIQGVRGNQLIGYGLVVGLDGTGDQVRQAPFTQQSVTNMLSQLGVTMPNNSNMQLKNVAAVMVTMSLPAFSRPGQTFDVNVSSMGNAKSLRGGTLLLTPMKGADGQVYALAQGNILVGGAGASAGGSSVQINQLNGGRISNGAVVERGVPTTFARNGNMFVELNELDFGTAQNVAAALNRHFGGGVSQVVDGRTIRVQAPTDPAAQAAFISQMENLQVTRAPATAKVIVNARTGSVVMNRTVMLEESAVAHGNLSVVVNQTNAVSQPNTPFGGGQTVVVPNTQIDVRQENGSLQHVRTSANLADVVRALNALGATPQDLLAILQAMQTAGALRAELEII; this is encoded by the coding sequence ATGACTTATCTCACAGCCTATCCCGACGCGCTCCGCCGCCTGGCGGGGGCGCTGCTGGCGGGCGTGCTGCTGGCCGCGGCCGGCCTGGCGCATGCCGAGCGGCTGAAGGACCTGGCCAGCATCCAGGGCGTGCGGGGCAACCAGTTGATCGGCTACGGCCTCGTGGTCGGCCTGGACGGGACCGGCGACCAGGTGCGCCAGGCGCCGTTCACCCAGCAGAGCGTCACGAACATGCTGTCGCAGCTGGGCGTGACCATGCCGAACAACAGCAATATGCAGCTCAAGAACGTCGCGGCGGTCATGGTGACCATGAGCCTGCCGGCGTTCTCGCGGCCCGGGCAGACCTTCGACGTCAACGTGTCGTCGATGGGCAACGCCAAGAGCCTGCGTGGCGGCACCCTGTTGCTGACGCCGATGAAGGGCGCCGATGGCCAGGTCTATGCCCTGGCCCAGGGCAATATCCTGGTCGGTGGCGCGGGTGCGTCCGCCGGCGGATCGAGCGTGCAGATCAACCAGTTGAACGGCGGCCGCATCAGCAACGGCGCCGTCGTCGAGCGCGGCGTGCCAACGACCTTCGCGCGCAACGGCAATATGTTCGTGGAGCTGAACGAGCTGGATTTCGGCACCGCTCAGAACGTCGCGGCCGCCTTGAACCGGCATTTCGGCGGCGGCGTGTCGCAGGTCGTCGACGGCCGGACGATACGCGTGCAGGCGCCCACCGATCCGGCCGCTCAGGCCGCCTTCATTTCGCAGATGGAAAACCTGCAGGTGACGCGCGCGCCGGCCACCGCCAAGGTCATCGTCAACGCCCGTACCGGTTCGGTGGTGATGAACCGCACCGTGATGCTGGAAGAATCCGCCGTCGCCCATGGCAACCTGTCGGTGGTGGTCAACCAGACCAATGCGGTGTCACAGCCCAACACCCCGTTCGGCGGCGGCCAGACCGTCGTGGTGCCGAACACGCAGATCGACGTCCGCCAGGAAAACGGCTCCCTGCAGCACGTGCGCACCAGCGCCAACCTGGCCGACGTGGTGCGGGCGCTCAACGCCCTGGGCGCCACGCCGCAGGATCTGCTGGCCATCCTGCAAGCCATGCAGACGGCCGGCGCCTTGCGCGCCGAGCTGGAGATCATCTAA
- the flgJ gene encoding flagellar assembly peptidoglycan hydrolase FlgJ, protein MALGSSHTAGAGQPSIFDFGSLSSLHRDVTTQPGSAEKQAEVARQFEAVYIQMLLKQMRQATMKSGLLDSNESQMMQSMADQQLALQLANPGIGLAQSLLKQMQANLPGANQPAAGQDGAAQDGGAQDGAQAMKPLDLAARTVTSGSSNPEIAALLRVLRRGGASDRALAAAEGAPDHVVDFVAQMAPAAKAAERQSGVPARLILGQAALESGWGQREIRYPDGRTSYNLFGIKAGDSWKGKTVNVLTTEYENGTPRKVTQAFRAYNSYEESFADYARLLGTNPRYDAVADARDEIDAARRIQAAGYATDPRYADKLIGVMGQLQGAGRLAKVSDATGLDGKAELLGSDFEGAGDP, encoded by the coding sequence ATGGCGCTCGGCTCCTCCCACACCGCAGGCGCCGGCCAGCCCTCCATTTTCGATTTCGGCTCGCTGTCCAGCCTGCATCGCGACGTGACCACCCAGCCGGGCTCCGCCGAGAAGCAGGCCGAGGTGGCGCGCCAGTTCGAAGCCGTCTACATCCAGATGCTGCTCAAGCAGATGCGCCAGGCCACCATGAAAAGCGGCCTGCTCGATTCCAACGAGTCGCAGATGATGCAATCCATGGCCGACCAGCAGCTGGCGCTGCAACTGGCCAATCCCGGCATCGGGCTGGCGCAGTCGCTGCTGAAGCAGATGCAGGCTAACCTGCCCGGGGCTAACCAGCCCGCCGCCGGACAGGATGGCGCGGCGCAGGACGGCGGCGCCCAGGATGGCGCCCAGGCCATGAAGCCCCTGGACCTGGCCGCCCGCACGGTGACCTCCGGATCGTCGAACCCGGAAATCGCCGCCCTGCTGCGCGTGCTGCGGCGGGGCGGGGCATCCGACCGCGCTTTGGCCGCGGCGGAGGGCGCGCCCGACCATGTGGTGGACTTCGTCGCCCAGATGGCGCCGGCCGCGAAAGCCGCGGAACGCCAGAGCGGCGTGCCGGCCCGCCTGATCCTGGGCCAGGCCGCCCTGGAATCCGGCTGGGGCCAGCGCGAGATCCGTTACCCCGACGGCCGCACCAGCTACAACCTGTTCGGCATCAAGGCCGGCGACAGCTGGAAGGGCAAAACGGTCAATGTCCTGACCACCGAATACGAGAACGGCACGCCACGCAAGGTCACGCAGGCGTTCCGCGCCTACAACTCCTACGAGGAATCCTTCGCCGACTACGCGCGCCTGCTGGGCACCAATCCGCGCTACGACGCGGTCGCCGACGCGCGCGACGAAATCGACGCGGCCCGCCGCATCCAGGCAGCCGGCTATGCCACCGACCCCCGTTACGCGGACAAGCTGATCGGCGTCATGGGACAGCTGCAGGGCGCCGGGCGGCTGGCCAAGGTGTCCGACGCGACCGGCCTGGACGGCAAGGCAGAGCTGCTGGGCAGTGATTTCGAGGGCGCCGGAGACCCCTAG
- the flgK gene encoding flagellar hook-associated protein FlgK: MSLYSLGLSGLNAAQAGLTTTGHNIDNSTTDGYNRQRVLTSTAGSTPSSAGFYGRGVQVDTVQRQYDSFLYKQLVGSQSTSSSYSTYLDQVTQIDNMMGDETVGISPALADFFASVNAVASKPADAATRQDLIGKGQALVSQINSAYQDLQTQRDGLNQQISQTVNSVNGYLNQINKLNQEIVVARGQGGGNAPNDLLDQRDQLLSELSKTVGIRYTTQGDTVSISLESGQALLSGTTVYSLQAIPSAADPTRTVVAYNLPSGPGGATTPVELNDAKLTNGTLGGLLQFRSNSLDVVQNQLGQMAAGLAVTFNALHQQGVDLQGNAGGDFFSLPSSTALTGAKNTGNGSLTATYTDASQLTANDYKITYDGTNYTVTRLPDNTSVTATPTGTPPTALDFDGLTVSITGTPNAGDNWTLQPTRNAARDLGMAITDPAKIAASSTTNPGSANGDNALALAKLQTTRNLAGGSLSVTDLFSQIVNNVGQQTADAKANDKAQTSVVNQRTANNASISGVNLNEEYVNLSQYQEQYQAAAKIIDVASTVFDALLGLK; this comes from the coding sequence ATGAGTTTGTACAGCCTGGGCCTGAGTGGTCTGAATGCGGCGCAAGCGGGGTTGACCACCACCGGCCATAACATCGACAACTCCACGACGGACGGCTACAACCGCCAGCGCGTGCTGACGTCGACGGCGGGCTCGACGCCCAGTTCGGCCGGCTTCTACGGCCGTGGGGTGCAGGTCGACACGGTGCAGCGCCAGTACGACAGCTTCCTGTACAAGCAACTGGTCGGCTCGCAGAGCACCAGCTCCTCGTACTCGACCTACCTGGACCAGGTCACCCAGATCGACAACATGATGGGTGACGAGACAGTGGGCATCTCCCCGGCGCTGGCGGATTTCTTCGCCAGCGTGAATGCCGTGGCCAGCAAGCCGGCGGATGCCGCCACGCGGCAGGACCTGATCGGCAAGGGCCAGGCCCTGGTATCGCAGATCAATTCCGCCTATCAGGACCTGCAGACCCAGCGCGACGGCCTGAACCAGCAGATCAGCCAGACGGTCAATTCCGTCAACGGTTACCTGAACCAGATCAACAAGCTGAACCAGGAAATCGTGGTGGCTCGCGGCCAGGGCGGCGGCAATGCGCCCAACGACCTGCTGGATCAGCGCGACCAGCTGCTGTCGGAACTGTCGAAGACGGTGGGCATCCGCTATACCACCCAGGGCGACACGGTCAGTATTTCGCTGGAGTCCGGCCAGGCCTTGCTCTCGGGCACGACGGTTTACTCCCTGCAGGCCATTCCGTCGGCCGCGGACCCGACCCGCACGGTGGTGGCCTACAACCTGCCGTCCGGCCCGGGCGGGGCCACGACCCCGGTCGAACTCAACGACGCCAAGCTCACCAACGGCACCCTGGGCGGCCTGCTGCAGTTCCGTTCGAACTCGCTGGACGTGGTGCAGAACCAGCTGGGCCAGATGGCCGCCGGGCTGGCGGTGACCTTCAATGCGCTGCACCAGCAGGGCGTCGACCTGCAGGGCAATGCCGGCGGTGACTTCTTTTCGCTGCCGTCGTCCACCGCGCTGACGGGCGCCAAGAACACGGGCAATGGCAGCCTGACGGCGACCTACACCGACGCCAGCCAGCTGACCGCCAACGACTACAAGATCACCTACGACGGCACCAACTATACGGTCACGCGCCTGCCGGACAACACCTCGGTGACGGCGACGCCCACGGGCACGCCGCCCACCGCGCTGGATTTCGACGGGCTGACGGTCAGCATCACCGGTACGCCGAACGCCGGCGACAACTGGACGCTGCAACCTACCCGCAACGCGGCGCGCGACCTGGGGATGGCGATCACCGATCCGGCCAAGATCGCCGCGTCCAGCACCACGAATCCGGGCTCGGCCAACGGCGACAACGCCCTGGCCCTGGCCAAGCTGCAGACCACGCGCAACCTGGCGGGCGGTTCGCTGAGCGTGACCGACCTGTTCTCGCAGATCGTCAACAACGTCGGCCAGCAGACCGCCGACGCCAAGGCCAACGACAAGGCGCAGACGTCCGTCGTCAACCAGCGCACGGCGAACAATGCATCGATTTCGGGCGTGAACCTGAACGAAGAGTACGTGAATCTTTCGCAGTACCAGGAGCAGTATCAGGCCGCCGCCAAGATCATCGACGTGGCGAGCACCGTCTTCGACGCCTTGCTGGGCCTGAAGTAA